Genomic window (Paraglaciecola psychrophila 170):
AGTAAATCTGTCGCTGTAAAAAAATTCATAATGGATAATAAAGTGGTGGTGGGGGTGGGCAATATTTATGCTAACGAATCACTGTTTATTGCCGGCATTGACCCTAGAAAAGCTGCCAACACAGTGACTAAAAAACGTTATTTGCAACTTGCAGAGATTATTAAAAAAGTTTTGGCTAGCGCTATTGAGCAAGGTGGCACGACCCTAAAAGACTTTGCGCAAGCAGATGGACAACCAGGCTATTTTAAGCAGCAGCTACTGGTTTATGGTCGTGCGGGTGAAAATTGCGATGCGTGTCTGTCACCCATCAAGTCAGTCACCATTGGGCAACGTAATACTTTCTACTGTGAAACCTGTCAGCGCTAAGAGAGAGCCTTCAGCGATGACAAAGAGCCTTCAGCGATTGCAAAGAGCCTTCAGCGATGACAAAGAGCCTTCAGCGATGACAAAGAGCCTTCAGCGATTGCAAAGAGCCTTCAGCGATTGCAAAGAGCCCTCAGCGATGACAAAGAGCCCCTCAGCGGGGCTCTTTGTCATGTAACTTCTGTTGCAACGCATCAATCACCGCTGGGTGACAAAATTCGTTTACGCGCCCTCTGTGCAAAGCTACCTCTTTGACTAAGGTGGATGAAATAAAGGAATTTTCTTCAGCGGGTGTCATAAAGACACTTTCGAGGTCAGGATTGAGCCTTCTGTTCATATTCGCTAGTTGAAACTCATATTCAAAATCGGATACAGCACGAAGCCCACGAATTAAAACACTGGCTCCTTGGCTATCCGCAAAATCAGCCAGTAACCCTTTAAAACCTATCACTTCTACATTATCCAAATGTGCCGTCACTTGTTTAATGAGTTCGACTCGTTCTTCTAAACTAAACAAAGGTTGTTTATTGGGATTCGAAGCTACGCCGACAATCACTTGGTTAAACATTTTGGCTGCGCGCTCAATGAGGTCTGCATGACCATTAGTAACAGGGTCAAACGTACCCGGGTATATCGCTTTTCTATGCATAATTGACCTTATTGCTTCATTTCTTTTAGGCTAACCCGATTAGGATGAATTTGACTAATTTATTTGTTTTAATGGTGTATATCACAATTTCCAATAGCCTAGCTTTTTTCGCATCTTAAATTGTCGTAATAAACTATATGGCTTAGTTAGCAGCTCTGTAGATGGTGATTGGATTATTTTCTCTGCAGCATCTAATACTCTGGCTGAGGATTTGCCATCAAAATAAGGATGCATTAAGTTAGTATTATGTTTGATTTTTTCTAACATTGATTGGTCTGCTTTAAGGGCTTTTTCTATTGCTGAAGATAAGCTTCTTGCCTCGGAAATATTTAATAAATGGGCTTCAGGTTCTTTATTTTTAAATGTGACAATCGGTTTATTAAGTAAACCAAATTCGGTAATGATTGACGATGTATCAGAAACAATCACATCAGCTGCTTGTAAAATAGGCGCTAGCTCTGCGGTTTCAACAACATGCAGGTTTTCACTGCTTAAATCTTTATATTGTTGAACCAAATCTTTTGCCATTTTGGGATGGAATTTTATTATCCATTGCCACTCTTGGTTTTTTGATAACCTACCTATTTCTTCATATAACGCCTGAGCAGAGGTTAAAGCTGGAGAAAAAGTAGGTGCATATAATATTGTCTTAGCAGATCGTTGATTGGGCCATGTATAGGCCTTTGCATTGAACAGAGTGTCAACTTTTGGCCAACCAGTTTCCACTACATTGAAATGTGGATGGCGGATTTTGAGCTGATTGAACTTGTGTGTGAAAAATGGTCCCTGAGTACAGTAGAGATCAAAACAACCTCGTATTCTTAAATGCCCTTTCTTTTTCCATTCAAAGCCATGAAACACTTGTACTTTAATGCCTGGAATAAAAAGGGGCACTAGATTACTAGGTGTAAATACTGCTCGAGGTTTGTAATCCATTATTTGAGTTATATTATCTAGTACACGTTCATCTGGATAAAAATAATCGGGATTGAATTCGTTACCTTCGACAAACCAAGCCACGTCATCACCGCGTCGACGTATTTCTTGTTGTAGAGGACGTAAAATTTCAAAATCGTAATTGTGAGCAATATAAAATAGATAGTGCTTCACATTGTTTCCTTAATTATTTCAATAACTTCGGTGGTGGAAATGGAAGGTGTACGTGGAAGGTATACTACTTTACAGTATTCGTTTAAATGGTCAAATCGACCTTGCCAATCATCACCCATGACCAAAACATCTGCATTTTTTGAGCTAATATATTCGGCTTTTAAATCCAATGAATCCTCGACGAATACTTCGTCAACAAACTTCAGTGAAGAAATAATTTCTAATCGACTTTTTAGTGGATAAATCGGCTCTCGTCCTTTTTTATCTCTATTAAGCTTATCAGAGGATACGCCTACTATTAAATGGTTTCCTAATGACCTTGCGCGCTTCAGCAATTTTATATGTCCGATGTGTAATACATCATATGTACCAAATGTTATGACTCTACTCACTGCTCACCTATTTATTAAAAAACTGACATTCTATTAAAGCCTTTACTCAGGCTCATTGTTCTTAGCATTCGTACAATATATTCCGTATGATATCGGTTAGTTAGAGATTAGTAAAAGCCGCCGTTCGGCAATGACTAAATGACTTATATAATTAGTCATTTAGTCAGTATGTTTAAAGGTCGGTTATTTACGTGGGCAGTGCCCAAGACGAGAAAATATTTTATTGGGGATGATGTTGATAAAAGTTCGACAGAGACATTTTTACTGTTTTTATATTTGTTTATTCTGGTCAATTAAGGGGTGGTGTTCTCCTTGGATCGGCACACTTGAACCGCATTTGCATCAAGACTTGCAAGTGTTAGTGGAGTGGGGAGTGCTAGATGCATCAGTAAGCAGTTACCCTGTTCCTTGGAAAGGCATCACAGAGCAACTAGAAAAACTCCAAGTAAACACTCTTCCGAGTATTCCAGGCATTTTCGCGCAGCGATTGAAGCATTATTTACAAGCCCATAAGAAACAAAAAGGTCAGTCTGTTATCAGCCTGTATGGCGCAACAGACGACAGCAGGTTTGTGGGGTTTAATGGTGTGCAGGCTGAAAAAGTCAAACTCAATGTAACTAAAGAGTTTTATGCTGGTCGTTGGGCTGGGCAAATATCGGCTAACCATGAACGGGGCGGGGAAAGCCACTTTGATCAAAGTTTTTTGGCTTATCAATTTGGTGATTGGAATTTACGAGTGGGTTCATTGAACCAGTGGTGGGGGCCAGCACAATCTAGCAGTCTGATTATGTCTAATAATGCGAGACCGGTTCCCTCTATCAGCTTTTCTCGTTCTCAAGCCATTCGTTCTGAAAATAAGTGGTTACGGTATCTTGGCCCTTGGTTTCTGACTGCGCAAATTGGACAGTTAGAGAGTCAAAGAGCCGTGCCGGATACTAAGTTGTGGATGACACGCTTTAATTTCAGTCCCGTGTCTGGTTTAGAACTGGGGTTGTCTTGGAGTGCAATGTGGGGCGGTAAAGGGCAACCTCATTCCATTAGTGATTGGTTTAAAGTGGTGACCTTTCAAACAGAATGTGCAAACGGTGCGGCGACTTGTGATGATGCCTTAGATTCCAAACTCGGTAACCATCTTGCAGGTTTGGATTTCAAATACACCATGATGTGGTTCGATCGGCCTTTTAGCATTTATGGACAACGTATTGGTGAAGATGCGGTTGATTATTATCGTGTAACTGATAATGCTAATTTGATGGGTTTATCAACTTACCTGTGGGGCAATAAAGTGTTTATCGAGTCTAGTGATACCAATGTTGCTTGTTCTAATGCCGGCACTAATGAAAAAAATTGTTATTATGAGCATGAAACTTATCAATCAGGTTATCGTCGTTATGACCGTGCTATCGGTAGTAGTTTTGATAGTGATGCAAAGATGCTCACGTTAGGTATCAATAAAAATTTCAGGGATGGTGACTTATTTGAGTTAGTTATTAATCAACTAACCCTTAATAAAGACAAGCAAAAACCTGCACCAGTACTAAATGGTATGAGCGAGGAAATACTCAGGCTTAGTGGCTTTTATCAAGCCGCTTACGGTGATTGGTTAGTCAAATTGGGTGCAAGCATTGAACGTGGCGAAGTCGACGATGCTGATGCAAAAACCGATGCATTAGTATTTGCTGAGATTAAATATCGACTTAATTAGTCTTTGCCGCTTCGTTATAGGCAGATATGAGTATTTGCCAATCGGCCAGTTGCCAATGAATATTACGTAATCGTTTTTCTTTTTCAAAGGAGCGCTTTAGGCGCGCCATGTTTGAATTTTTCCAATTACTGCCTTGTCTAATTCCGCATTTATCAAAATCAATTAACCAAACCTCGTTTTCTGTATCGAGCATAATGTTGTGGATATTTAAATCGTGGTGATAAATCTGATGATGATGAAACTTGGCAATGGTTTGCCCAATTTTTTGCCATACATCAGCGGTTAAGCTGTTTGCTAGTAGAATATGATGTAAGTCTTGAGCGCTGGGAATTTTTTTTGAAATAATATCGGCTCGGTAATATAAGCCTGTTTTCTTCAACATCGCTGCGATCGGAGTTGGACAATTTAAATCCATATTTTCCATGTGCTGTAGTAGCTTAAATTCTTGCCATGCTCGGGATTGCTCAAGACCTGTATACAGATATTGATCACTCAGTACTTTTCCAATCAAGCCACCGCGACGATAGTGACGTAACACATATTCATTTTTGTCATGTTGAAAAAAGTAGGTGGTGCCTCGGCCGGTTGCTTGTCCTGTTATGGCACTTTGTGACTGCCAATATTGACCTGAAAACATTTTTGGAATGGGCGCAGCGAAATGTTCTGCATCAAACAGCATGGCGTGGGCGTTAATTGTTTTTTGCTTAATAATAGCCATGTTACAATTTTGACTCAGAAGTAATAGGTGTATTGTATACACATTACCGAGGTAAGTGCAGGTTCAGATAGCTGTTTTGTGTTTCAACAAATTGAGTAATCCCCATCTATGAATAATCATGTTTCTAGCAAACCACAGTCAGGCGAAGTTGAATTAATTATTGGTAATTCCAATTCAAATTTCTCTGGTGTGACATCTACAATGCTGCAAGTTATGTCTTATCAAAAAGAGCTGATTAATTTACGCATCATGGGTACGCACTTTTTGCCTGAACCGGCCTTAGCTATCAGTTTTTGGCAAACTGCAAAAATGTGTCGAACACCACTCAAAAACGGTAAGTG
Coding sequences:
- the coaD gene encoding pantetheine-phosphate adenylyltransferase — its product is MHRKAIYPGTFDPVTNGHADLIERAAKMFNQVIVGVASNPNKQPLFSLEERVELIKQVTAHLDNVEVIGFKGLLADFADSQGASVLIRGLRAVSDFEYEFQLANMNRRLNPDLESVFMTPAEENSFISSTLVKEVALHRGRVNEFCHPAVIDALQQKLHDKEPR
- a CDS encoding CDP-glycerol glycerophosphotransferase family protein, whose product is MKHYLFYIAHNYDFEILRPLQQEIRRRGDDVAWFVEGNEFNPDYFYPDERVLDNITQIMDYKPRAVFTPSNLVPLFIPGIKVQVFHGFEWKKKGHLRIRGCFDLYCTQGPFFTHKFNQLKIRHPHFNVVETGWPKVDTLFNAKAYTWPNQRSAKTILYAPTFSPALTSAQALYEEIGRLSKNQEWQWIIKFHPKMAKDLVQQYKDLSSENLHVVETAELAPILQAADVIVSDTSSIITEFGLLNKPIVTFKNKEPEAHLLNISEARSLSSAIEKALKADQSMLEKIKHNTNLMHPYFDGKSSARVLDAAEKIIQSPSTELLTKPYSLLRQFKMRKKLGYWKL
- a CDS encoding adenylyltransferase/cytidyltransferase family protein encodes the protein MSRVITFGTYDVLHIGHIKLLKRARSLGNHLIVGVSSDKLNRDKKGREPIYPLKSRLEIISSLKFVDEVFVEDSLDLKAEYISSKNADVLVMGDDWQGRFDHLNEYCKVVYLPRTPSISTTEVIEIIKETM
- a CDS encoding capsule assembly Wzi family protein translates to MHQDLQVLVEWGVLDASVSSYPVPWKGITEQLEKLQVNTLPSIPGIFAQRLKHYLQAHKKQKGQSVISLYGATDDSRFVGFNGVQAEKVKLNVTKEFYAGRWAGQISANHERGGESHFDQSFLAYQFGDWNLRVGSLNQWWGPAQSSSLIMSNNARPVPSISFSRSQAIRSENKWLRYLGPWFLTAQIGQLESQRAVPDTKLWMTRFNFSPVSGLELGLSWSAMWGGKGQPHSISDWFKVVTFQTECANGAATCDDALDSKLGNHLAGLDFKYTMMWFDRPFSIYGQRIGEDAVDYYRVTDNANLMGLSTYLWGNKVFIESSDTNVACSNAGTNEKNCYYEHETYQSGYRRYDRAIGSSFDSDAKMLTLGINKNFRDGDLFELVINQLTLNKDKQKPAPVLNGMSEEILRLSGFYQAAYGDWLVKLGASIERGEVDDADAKTDALVFAEIKYRLN
- a CDS encoding 3-deoxy-D-manno-octulosonic acid kinase, encoding MAIIKQKTINAHAMLFDAEHFAAPIPKMFSGQYWQSQSAITGQATGRGTTYFFQHDKNEYVLRHYRRGGLIGKVLSDQYLYTGLEQSRAWQEFKLLQHMENMDLNCPTPIAAMLKKTGLYYRADIISKKIPSAQDLHHILLANSLTADVWQKIGQTIAKFHHHQIYHHDLNIHNIMLDTENEVWLIDFDKCGIRQGSNWKNSNMARLKRSFEKEKRLRNIHWQLADWQILISAYNEAAKTN